Proteins from a genomic interval of Hornefia porci:
- the tnpB gene encoding IS66 family insertion sequence element accessory protein TnpB (TnpB, as the term is used for proteins encoded by IS66 family insertion elements, is considered an accessory protein, since TnpC, encoded by a neighboring gene, is a DDE family transposase.), which translates to MLGDITAATDIYIICGYTDMRKSIDGLCAIIRDQLHFEPEHTTALYLFCGRRNDRIKALLHENDGFVLLYKRLDHNTGKYRWPRNRDEVKTITWRQFDWLMSGLEIEQPKAIKSA; encoded by the coding sequence ATGCTAGGCGACATTACAGCTGCAACAGATATTTATATCATTTGTGGCTACACCGATATGAGAAAATCAATCGATGGTCTGTGCGCCATCATCAGAGACCAGCTTCACTTTGAACCGGAGCATACCACCGCGCTCTACCTTTTCTGCGGCAGACGCAATGACAGGATAAAGGCACTCCTTCATGAGAATGACGGTTTTGTGCTTTTATATAAACGCCTCGATCATAACACCGGAAAATACCGGTGGCCACGTAACCGTGACGAGGTGAAAACCATTACATGGAGGCAGTTTGACTGGCTCATGTCCGGTCTTGAGATCGAGCAGCCAAAGGCAATAAAAAGTGCCTGA
- the tnpA gene encoding IS66 family insertion sequence element accessory protein TnpA: protein MQTERRTADEQYRLIMECRSSGLSDFQWCNEHGIKPGTFYNWVKRLRKKSCYDIPPATGRGGYKPSEQQDVVKLEIVDQPVLHEETPQLLSVLPDHTDTNCMEATAEIKLGSALIRISNDIDPALLAQIIRSVGGASC from the coding sequence ATGCAGACAGAAAGACGAACTGCCGATGAGCAATACCGGCTCATCATGGAATGTCGCAGCAGCGGACTAAGCGATTTTCAGTGGTGCAACGAGCACGGGATCAAACCCGGTACATTCTACAACTGGGTCAAGCGGCTTCGCAAAAAATCCTGCTATGATATTCCGCCGGCAACAGGCCGGGGAGGCTATAAGCCTTCGGAACAACAGGATGTTGTCAAACTTGAAATCGTTGACCAGCCTGTTCTGCACGAAGAGACACCACAGCTTTTAAGCGTGCTTCCGGATCATACGGATACAAACTGTATGGAAGCAACTGCTGAGATCAAACTCGGCTCCGCCCTGATCAGGATTTCAAATGATATAGATCCGGCACTTTTAGCACAGATCATCCGGTCTGTGGGAGGTGCATCATGCTAG